Proteins found in one Labrenzia sp. VG12 genomic segment:
- a CDS encoding amidohydrolase, producing MNDAAMTVDAVAEKDGRILAVGSSDHVMMHKGDGTEVIDLKGRAMVPGFIDSHGHVVMGGLQALSANLLAPPDGTVQDIAGLVDELKLWTEENRSTVEAVNLIVGFGYDPAQLAEQRHPTREDLDKVSTEFPIYIVHQSGHIGVTNSRGLEFLGLNANSEDVPGGVIRRGPANEPDGVLEGNIHFSSLGRLFGNLGQKGFLELGRAGTKLWASYGFTTAQEGRAVPLVVDVLNELADLQELEIDVAVYPDVMVDRDFVAANQSREYTNRVRIAGGKLTLDGSPQGFTALRDRPYYDPVGDYPPGYKGIAYETMETVLDMVDWAFENDVQLLSHANGEGASDRLIAAIEAATAKHGDADRRPVLIHGQFLREDQVDAYKKLKVFPSLFPMHTFYWGDWHRDHTVGPALADNISPTGWMLQRGMKFGSHHDAPVAFPDSMRVLDATVTRRSRSGDIIGPTQRVDVITALKSMTLWAAYQHFEEEEKGSIEIGKLADLVILSGDPLAIDPEDLETLRVTETIKEGKTIYRRSADRGRWIEPGSAAERSFASALKGLVAQHELAALPASLQNNFIVRAGMKTGRHGPACVPSALTAILFGAKG from the coding sequence ATGAACGATGCCGCCATGACCGTTGATGCGGTTGCGGAAAAAGACGGCCGCATTCTCGCCGTCGGATCCAGCGACCACGTGATGATGCACAAGGGTGACGGCACCGAGGTCATCGACCTGAAGGGCCGTGCGATGGTTCCGGGCTTTATCGACTCGCACGGACACGTTGTCATGGGTGGGCTCCAGGCGCTTTCTGCAAACCTGCTCGCCCCGCCCGACGGCACGGTTCAGGACATTGCTGGCCTTGTTGACGAGTTGAAGCTTTGGACTGAAGAAAACCGGTCGACCGTGGAAGCGGTCAATCTGATCGTCGGTTTTGGATATGACCCGGCCCAGCTTGCCGAACAGCGCCATCCGACCCGTGAAGACCTCGACAAGGTTTCGACGGAGTTTCCTATCTACATCGTCCACCAATCTGGTCACATCGGCGTCACCAATTCCAGGGGACTGGAGTTTCTGGGGTTGAATGCGAATTCTGAAGACGTGCCCGGCGGTGTCATTCGCCGCGGACCCGCCAACGAACCGGATGGCGTGCTGGAAGGCAACATACACTTCAGTTCCCTGGGCAGGCTCTTCGGCAACCTCGGTCAGAAAGGCTTCCTAGAACTTGGCCGCGCCGGCACAAAACTCTGGGCGAGCTACGGTTTCACGACTGCGCAGGAAGGCCGGGCCGTCCCACTGGTGGTCGACGTTCTCAACGAGCTCGCCGATCTGCAGGAACTCGAGATAGACGTGGCCGTCTATCCGGATGTCATGGTCGATCGTGACTTTGTGGCTGCCAATCAGTCACGCGAATACACCAACAGGGTTCGGATTGCCGGTGGCAAGCTGACGTTGGATGGCTCCCCCCAGGGCTTTACCGCTTTGCGAGACCGTCCCTATTACGATCCGGTCGGCGACTATCCACCCGGTTACAAAGGCATTGCCTATGAAACCATGGAAACGGTTCTCGACATGGTCGACTGGGCTTTCGAGAATGATGTTCAGCTTCTCTCACATGCCAACGGTGAAGGAGCTTCCGACCGCCTGATTGCCGCCATAGAGGCTGCAACGGCCAAGCACGGCGACGCCGACCGGCGACCAGTACTCATTCACGGTCAGTTTCTGCGCGAGGATCAGGTCGATGCCTACAAGAAGCTGAAAGTCTTTCCCTCGCTCTTTCCCATGCACACGTTCTATTGGGGAGACTGGCACCGCGACCACACGGTCGGACCTGCTCTTGCCGACAACATTTCCCCGACGGGCTGGATGCTTCAGCGAGGCATGAAATTCGGCAGCCATCACGATGCGCCGGTCGCATTCCCGGACTCCATGAGAGTGCTCGATGCAACTGTGACCCGTCGTTCACGGAGCGGCGACATCATTGGTCCAACGCAGCGTGTGGACGTGATCACTGCGTTGAAATCCATGACATTGTGGGCCGCCTACCAGCATTTCGAAGAAGAGGAAAAGGGATCGATTGAAATCGGCAAGCTTGCCGATCTTGTCATCCTGTCAGGGGATCCTCTGGCGATCGATCCGGAAGACCTGGAAACGCTCCGGGTTACGGAAACGATTAAGGAAGGCAAGACGATCTATCGCCGCAGCGCTGATCGCGGCAGGTGGATCGAACCAGGCAGCGCGGCCGAAAGATCCTTTGCCAGCGCATTGAAAGGCCTCGTTGCCCAGCACGAACTTGCCGCGCTGCCAGCATCGCTTCAGAACAACTTCATAGTTCGCGCAGGAATGAAAACAGGACGCCACGGACCAGCCTGCGTACCCAGCGCACTGACGGCGATCCTGTTTGGCGCCAAGGGCTAA
- a CDS encoding nuclear transport factor 2 family protein: MLSKDSVRDLFSNLETGHSDQFFERVRDDVDWTVMGTHPLAGHYRSKSAFLDATFARLGKVLKDGVILKVVDLHVDGDVAIVELRALSTANNGKPFDNTYCWVCTFDRDGRIAKVRAYLDSALVAQLIEENE; this comes from the coding sequence ATGTTGAGCAAAGACAGTGTGAGAGACCTGTTTTCAAATCTGGAGACGGGGCACAGTGACCAGTTTTTCGAGAGGGTTCGGGACGATGTCGACTGGACCGTCATGGGCACGCATCCGCTCGCGGGGCACTACCGGTCCAAAAGCGCCTTTCTCGACGCAACCTTCGCGCGGCTCGGAAAGGTCCTGAAAGACGGCGTGATCCTGAAGGTTGTTGATCTCCATGTGGATGGCGATGTCGCCATCGTCGAATTACGGGCCCTCTCGACCGCCAACAACGGCAAACCTTTCGACAACACCTATTGCTGGGTCTGCACCTTTGACAGGGACGGCAGGATTGCCAAGGTGCGTGCCTATCTGGATTCGGCCCTTGTTGCCCAGTTGATTGAAGAAAACGAATAG
- a CDS encoding multidrug efflux SMR transporter, translated as MAWVFLFAAGLLEIVWAFFMKESHGFTRLTPTLITLGAMIASFGLLSLSMRSLPLGTSYMIWTGIGAVGAFVVGVMFLGETVSLQRAVAALLIIAGIVTMKLA; from the coding sequence ATGGCATGGGTCTTTCTTTTTGCGGCCGGTCTGCTGGAGATCGTCTGGGCGTTCTTCATGAAGGAGTCGCATGGCTTCACGCGCCTGACACCAACACTGATCACGCTCGGGGCGATGATTGCTTCGTTCGGTCTTTTGTCGCTTTCGATGCGCAGCCTGCCCCTGGGCACCAGCTACATGATCTGGACTGGCATCGGCGCCGTTGGCGCCTTCGTGGTCGGGGTCATGTTTCTCGGTGAAACGGTCAGCTTGCAGCGTGCGGTCGCAGCGCTTCTGATCATCGCCGGGATCGTCACGATGAAACTTGCCTGA
- a CDS encoding sulfatase-like hydrolase/transferase: MTKRKTPPGGPSDTDKDRKGVSRRNVLKAGTGAAAFAPLAGFSASAATSTGETPVEQKPAAFRASRAAPADHPYNVILFISDEEAYHLRPAEGFTTPARDELQRRGTTFHNHYIGAAMCTPSRGVMFSGQPPQINGVFDQMELGYVPSLRTDRPSLGTIFKDLGYETAYFGKFELRKDIIAPKSDVNYTDALKAYGFDTFAPDGDKVGAPDQAYDTDTYTAGAAIRWLRTNAQEINKKGKPWCLIVSFVSPHDIMYAEVNEPGKRVQESQVGMKIVPPPDNSFFATQWKFAPSPSATERMDAPGRPRAHLSYMIGWSAFLGEIPVHEAGMWNSYYNFYLNLVRDNDRNLHSLLETISNLDLWKSTVVMRTADHGELGGAHGGLRGKGPLPYEQEVHVPAVVVHPEHDGGRNCQALTSHMDLIPTLVGLTNADKTRRDAAVSGLPGHDFSPLLKNPGGAGVDAIREAVLFNYVGLQTVDSLYMMRVCRDIAEGRPAPSFAVAKPDMSRRGFISFVYDGRYKFARYYAPDRFNTPETLDDLLADNELELFDLQTDPDEVVNLAADPKTNGDLIMRMNDLLNRMIEKEVGFNDDRFFPDGLRQQ, from the coding sequence ATGACCAAGCGCAAGACACCGCCCGGCGGACCATCCGACACCGACAAAGACCGAAAAGGGGTCAGCCGCCGGAATGTGCTGAAGGCAGGCACCGGAGCAGCGGCATTCGCGCCGCTTGCCGGATTTTCAGCATCGGCGGCAACATCGACAGGTGAAACACCGGTTGAGCAGAAGCCAGCCGCCTTCAGGGCCAGCCGCGCGGCCCCAGCCGACCATCCCTATAACGTCATCCTGTTCATTTCCGACGAAGAAGCCTATCACCTGCGCCCGGCTGAAGGCTTCACGACGCCTGCCCGTGACGAGCTTCAACGGCGCGGCACGACCTTTCACAATCACTATATCGGCGCCGCCATGTGCACGCCGTCACGCGGCGTGATGTTTTCGGGCCAGCCGCCCCAGATCAACGGTGTCTTCGACCAGATGGAACTCGGTTATGTGCCGAGCCTCAGGACGGACCGCCCCAGCCTTGGCACCATCTTCAAGGACCTTGGCTACGAAACCGCCTATTTCGGCAAGTTCGAACTGCGCAAGGACATTATCGCGCCGAAGTCGGACGTGAATTACACCGATGCGCTGAAGGCCTATGGTTTTGACACGTTTGCGCCCGACGGCGACAAGGTCGGGGCTCCTGATCAGGCCTACGACACGGACACCTACACGGCGGGTGCGGCCATTCGCTGGCTCCGGACCAACGCCCAGGAAATCAACAAGAAGGGCAAACCCTGGTGCCTGATTGTCAGTTTCGTTTCGCCGCATGACATCATGTATGCGGAAGTCAACGAACCGGGCAAAAGGGTGCAGGAGTCGCAGGTGGGCATGAAAATCGTGCCCCCGCCCGACAACAGTTTTTTTGCAACCCAGTGGAAGTTTGCTCCGTCACCCAGCGCCACAGAACGCATGGATGCACCGGGACGGCCGCGCGCGCACCTGTCCTACATGATCGGCTGGTCGGCATTTCTCGGCGAAATACCTGTCCATGAAGCTGGAATGTGGAACAGCTACTACAATTTCTATCTGAATCTCGTCCGCGACAATGACCGCAACCTGCACTCCCTTCTGGAGACCATCAGCAATCTCGATCTCTGGAAATCGACCGTCGTCATGCGAACGGCCGACCATGGCGAGCTTGGCGGCGCCCATGGCGGGCTGCGCGGCAAGGGGCCCTTGCCCTACGAGCAGGAAGTCCATGTGCCGGCTGTTGTTGTGCACCCGGAACATGACGGCGGCCGCAATTGTCAGGCCCTCACGAGCCACATGGATCTCATCCCGACACTTGTCGGGCTAACCAATGCGGACAAGACCAGGCGGGATGCTGCCGTCTCCGGGCTGCCGGGCCATGATTTTTCGCCCCTGCTCAAGAACCCGGGCGGCGCCGGGGTCGATGCCATCCGCGAAGCCGTGCTGTTCAACTATGTCGGCCTTCAGACTGTCGATTCCCTCTACATGATGCGGGTGTGCCGGGACATCGCCGAAGGTCGGCCCGCACCGTCCTTCGCAGTCGCCAAACCCGACATGTCCCGTCGCGGGTTCATCAGTTTCGTCTATGACGGCCGCTACAAGTTTGCGCGCTACTACGCACCTGACAGGTTCAATACGCCGGAGACGCTGGACGACCTGCTTGCAGACAATGAGTTGGAACTGTTCGACCTACAAACCGATCCGGACGAAGTCGTCAATCTGGCGGCCGATCCAAAGACCAATGGCGACCTGATCATGCGCATGAACGACCTGCTTAATCGCATGATCGAAAAGGAAGTCGGCTTCAATGACGACCGCTTTTTTCCGGATGGATTGCGACAGCAGTAG
- a CDS encoding ABC transporter substrate-binding protein, with protein sequence MESLLNAAFAWALQRRIWLILVVCVLAVSPVRAAERLVFSTFEGSPLSTVGGLVLKRAYSKLGIEVEIYETSGSRSLVLASTGHVDGEVIRIRDVEDRFPSLLRVPTPTVFLEGMVFVQERGAEAMTLENLPEKHVGYLVGAVHAEIFTEGFSNVWTAPDEGELFRLLASGRLDAVISDRIDGGLTIAKLKLSGIVPLGAPFQVEPLYHYLHIRHRALLPRIEAVLTEMSASGEAAEIVREAIAEGR encoded by the coding sequence ATGGAAAGTCTCTTGAACGCCGCATTTGCCTGGGCACTGCAGAGAAGAATCTGGCTGATTCTTGTTGTGTGCGTATTGGCGGTTTCGCCGGTGAGAGCCGCGGAACGTCTTGTCTTTTCGACCTTTGAAGGGTCGCCCCTGTCGACGGTTGGTGGACTGGTCCTCAAACGGGCTTATTCCAAACTGGGAATAGAGGTGGAGATCTATGAAACCTCCGGCTCCAGGTCCCTCGTGTTGGCCTCGACCGGGCACGTTGATGGCGAGGTCATCCGGATCCGCGACGTGGAAGACCGGTTCCCGAGTTTGCTTCGAGTCCCGACACCCACTGTTTTTCTGGAAGGAATGGTCTTTGTTCAGGAACGTGGGGCGGAGGCCATGACCCTTGAAAACCTGCCTGAAAAACATGTCGGCTACCTTGTGGGGGCGGTGCATGCGGAAATCTTTACAGAGGGTTTTTCAAATGTCTGGACCGCGCCGGATGAAGGCGAGCTGTTCCGGTTGCTGGCCTCAGGCAGGCTGGATGCAGTGATAAGCGACCGGATCGACGGTGGCCTGACAATCGCCAAGCTGAAACTGTCCGGTATCGTCCCCCTTGGGGCCCCGTTTCAAGTCGAACCGCTCTATCACTATCTTCACATCCGGCATCGTGCATTGCTTCCCCGGATCGAAGCCGTTCTGACCGAAATGAGCGCCAGCGGTGAGGCCGCGGAGATTGTCAGAGAGGCGATTGCCGAAGGCAGGTAA
- a CDS encoding MarR family winged helix-turn-helix transcriptional regulator, producing the protein MSDVDACACMNLRKTTRLIAQFYDQRLQQGGLKNTQFTLLVVLRQHAPVSITRLAELLGMDRTTLTRNVRVLKKDGLIDERPGEDARMRLLALTENGETAIAEATPFWRQAQADFLEKFGEDRWQILRQELADINYVMS; encoded by the coding sequence ATGAGCGACGTCGACGCCTGTGCCTGCATGAACCTGCGCAAGACCACGCGCCTGATCGCCCAGTTCTATGATCAGCGCCTGCAGCAGGGCGGGCTGAAGAATACGCAGTTCACGCTGCTCGTGGTGCTGCGCCAGCACGCTCCGGTTTCCATCACCCGGCTCGCCGAGCTGCTCGGCATGGACCGGACGACCCTCACCCGCAACGTGCGGGTGCTGAAGAAGGACGGTTTGATAGACGAACGCCCCGGGGAGGATGCGCGCATGCGCTTGCTGGCGTTGACCGAAAATGGGGAAACTGCAATCGCCGAGGCCACGCCCTTCTGGCGCCAGGCACAGGCGGATTTCCTGGAAAAATTCGGCGAAGACCGCTGGCAGATCCTGAGACAGGAATTGGCCGATATCAACTACGTCATGAGCTGA